GTCAATATAAGACGGCGAAGCCGTGATATTTCTCCCTAGCCCCTAGATTCTAACCCCTAATCACTTCCTACTGTCTACTTCCTACTCCCTCACTCCACCTTACGGCCTTTTTCGATAGCGTCAGCGAGGCTCATGCCTGTAAATTCCTGGGCACTGAACCAGCGGCCGCTCTTCTTGTCGTCAAGCAGGACGGACACCATGGAACCCGGTATCACGGTTTCGGGAGCGTTGGGTGCATTCGGGCCACCGAGATCGGTGCGGAGCCAACCTGGGTCCATCACGTTCATCATCACGTCGGTGCCGTTCAGCTTGCAGGCGAAATCTTTCACGAACTTGGTGAGGGCAGCCTTCGCACAGGCGTAGCCCATCAGCTCAGGTTCGTTGGCGATGCCGCTCGTAGTGAGCTGCATACGGCCAAAGCCGCGCTTGATCATGCCCGGCAAAAAGTGGTAGGCAATCTTCACGGGGGCGTAGAAGTTCACGGCCATCGCATGGTGGAAATCTTCCATGGTGTTGGTGAGGTAGTCGGTAAAGTAATGGCTCATGAGGCCCGCGTTGTTGAACACGAGGTCCACCTGCACGCCCCAGCTGTCGATTTCAGCGAGGGCAGCATCGATTTCGGTTTCGTTTTCGAGGTTGCAGCCCACGGCACGCGCTTCGACACCGTATTTCTTGATTTCGGCAAGTACCGGTTCGGCATGGGCCTTGTCGCGCCCCTGCACGATGATGTTCGCTCCGAGTTTCGCCATCTCTATGGCGGTGAGACGGCCTACCCCACGGCAGCCACCAGTAACCAAGGTCCATTTGCCCTTAACGTCAATCATCTTGTTCCCTTTGTGCCCGGCACCTTTAAAAATTTCAAACAACCTCCAAAATCATTCCGGAGGCCGGTTTTAAAAATAGACAAAATGGAATGCTCGGAGGCAAAAAACGGGCACACTTCTGGTTACTCCGGGAAACACCCAGAACAAGGGCCAGCTAATTTAATGTTAAAGGGATTCCCGAATCCGTTCTGCAAGGCGGATTCCAAGCGCACGGGCATTCTGGAGCCGCCTTTCAAGCGATTCTCCGTCAAAACCGGAGGCAGATTCCGCAGCGGCGCGAATTAGGCGCTGGCTTCCCTCGTCCCAATAAATTCCGCGAATTTTCAAGGTGCGGCTACCGTCCGCAAATTCTGCGAAACTGGCCACGGGGAACTGGCACCCGGCATTGAGGGCCTTCAAGTACGCCATCTCGGCAACGGCGATACAGTTGGTGTCCGCGTCGTTCACACGGGAAAGGATGCCGGCAAGAGATTGCTTCGGGCTATCGCCGCAGTGACCGACGGAACTCAGCGTCTCTATCGCAAGGATGCCCTGGCCCGATGCGGGGAGCATTTGTTCGGTGCTAAAGTATTCCGTCACCTGGCCTTCAAGCCCCATGCGTTTGAGACCGGCGGCGGCAAGCACCACGCCATCCAATTCCTCGAGCTTCGAGAGGCGCGTCTGGATGTTCCCGCGAATGGGCACGTATTCCAAATCCGGACGGAGCGATTTCAACTGCACCACACGGCGGATGCTCCCTGTACCGATGCGCGAGCCAGACGGCAAGTCCATGAATTTGAGGCCATCCACCCCCCCACAGGCAATAAAGGCATCACGAGGGTCTTCGCGCTGGAGGACTGCGGCCAGTTTGAATTCCGGCATGACTTCGGCGGGCATGTCCTTGAGGCTATGCACCGCAATATCGGCGCGACCTTCGAGCAGGGCGACTTCAAGTTCCTTGATGAACACGCCCTTGCCGCCAAAACTCGCCAGCGACTTGTCAAGACGGCGGTCGCCCTCGGTCGTCATCGGCACGAGTTCGTATGCAAGGCCCGGATTGGCCGACACGATGGCTTCGGCAACCAGAGTCGTCTGGGCCTGGGCCAAGGCACTTTTGCGGGTGGCAATACGGAGAAGTTCAGCCATTACTTACCTCCGCGCAGGCACTTGAGGTATGTCCGCACGTCATCGAGCGGATTGCATTCCTTTACCTTGTACAAATACTCGTTCACCATCTTCTTGGCGAAACGCACATACATCATCTGGATGCGGCTGCGGTCGACTTCCGACACCTCGGGCAACGAGCGCAACAGCTTTTCGCATTCCATGTCAGCCGTCTGCACCGTTTTTTCGGCAAGCAGGTGAATCTCCTTAGCAATGTCGTCCATGCGGTACCACTGCAAAAATTCGTCCAGGCCTTCCTTCAAAATTTTCTGCGCGGCTTCCAGTTCGACCATGCGCAAGCGACGGTTCTCGGAGACAATCTTTTCGAGGTCATCGACGCACACGTACTGCACGCCGGGGAGTTCGCCGATGGAGGCCTCGGCATTGCGCGGGCTACCGAGGTCAATGACAAGGCGCGCTCTGCCCCCCGCCTTCTCAAATTCATTCTTCGTGACAATCGGTTCCTGGCATGCGCTGCACAAAATCACCACATCGCACTGGCCAAGCACCTGGTAACGGTCTTCGAACTTGACGGGAGTCAGCACGTCAGCAAATTTTTGGGCATTCGCGAACGTCCTGCTGCTCGCAAAAATCTTCGTCGTATTTTCCTGCACGTACTTGAGCATGAGCGATCCCATCTCGCCCAAGCCCACGATATACACCGTGCGATTTTCGAGGTCATCGAAGGAATGCTGCACCTGCTTCATCGCCAAGAACGGAATGTTGCAGCTGAGTTTGCTCAGGTTAGTTTCCGTCTTGATGCGCTTGGTCGTATGGATAGCGCCCTGGAACAACTTGTTGAGGCTGTTGCCCGTCGCCCCGAACTTGAGAGCGGTCTCGTAAGCGCGGCCAATCTGGTGCAGAATTTGGTCTTCGCCCATCGCCACGGAATCAAGCCCCGCACACACGTTCATCACATGGTGGGCAACTTCGTCTCCCGACTTGAAATAGAAAAACTTCGCAAAATCTTCGTAGCTTTGGCGGGCCAGGTCGCACACGTAACGTACAATTTCCGCCTCGCCAATATCGCGGTCCGACGCCACATAGACCTCGGTGCGGTTGCAAGTCGCCAAAATCAGGAGTTCGTCAAAAGGAGAATGGGCAAGCGCTTCCGATTTCACATCCATCGGGATGTAGAACTTCTCGCGGACTGCAATTTCGGCCACCTTGTGGCTCATACCTGCCATGTAAATCTTGCGCATGTTCCAAAATTAGAAAATTAGAGATTGCCTTCAATCCAGTCGTAGCGTTCCTTCATCCACCGGACCATAGATTCAACAGCCTCGTCATAGGAATCGTACGGAGCCTTGAGCGCCCAGTTCTCGGTATTGCCTATAATCGGCCACCGTTTGTATTCGTTCTTGAGGGCCCGTTCTATGATTGTGCGATACACAGGTACACTGTCTATCAGGGCCCGGAACTTTTCTTTATTTTCATTCCAATAGTTCGCCATCTGGTTCCTCACCCCAGGGACCCAAAAGATTTTCGCATTCCAACTGTAACTGCGGATATACCACTCCGACGAGGGCATCACGTCTTCGCGGGATTCATTGCCAAAGGCCAAGTCAAAATCCCAAAGCGGGCCAAAACGGATCGGCCCATCTTTTTCCCAAGTCATGAATATGCTCCGCGAAAAATTGCCATCCTCGTTCTTGGAAAATTCCTGGACCCAGTAATAAAGCGCATAAGACTCCATGTCTACCCACTCGGTAATGTCGGAAGTCGTCCAACCGGAATTGGAAAGATACCGTTCAAAAGCATTCAAGTGGTCTAGCAATAAAGACTGGGAGTATTCAGATGCTTCATGGGGTGACCGGATGTGGAAAATGTTATTTTCATTCGTTACAATGTAAGGATCGTCATATTTCGTGTCGCCTTCTTTTTCGAAAAAGAAGCTGGAATCGTTCTGTGGAATATTGACGCGTTCTTTTGCCACCTTGACCGACTCCGTGAGGAGGTAAAGGCCCTTGTATTCTCGATTCAGGTAAAGCTCCACATAGCAGGCCCTCGGAGTATAGCTTGCCCCCAACCATTCCGATAGCCGAAACGCCATGTAATTTCTCAAATGCGTCTTGTCGCCAAAGTTTCCGACAAGGACCCAGTCTCTGCTCTTGGGCATCCCGAATAAAGACACTTTGTCCACAAATTCAAGTTTCATCCCGTACTTGGGCATTTTAAAGCTGGAATTCCCACGACCATGGACATTCAAGGCCAAAACTTCACTTTCTGGCTGGCGCTCGCCATAAATCTGGAAATAGGAGCGGTGTTCCGTTTCTCTATCACGGATGCGGGCAAAGTCTTCTGTTTCAATGACAAGCCTCGGCAACCCTGCATAAGGGTATTCCGAATCGTCGAGCGGTAAATAATCAGGATGTTTTTCCGTCTCCTCCCAATAACATCCCCCTAAAACGAAGGATGCGCACAATAGCAAAAAAGGGATGAGCCTTGTCAATTCCATAAATCGGAAACAAAATACAAAAG
This DNA window, taken from uncultured Fibrobacter sp., encodes the following:
- the hemA gene encoding glutamyl-tRNA reductase, which translates into the protein MRKIYMAGMSHKVAEIAVREKFYIPMDVKSEALAHSPFDELLILATCNRTEVYVASDRDIGEAEIVRYVCDLARQSYEDFAKFFYFKSGDEVAHHVMNVCAGLDSVAMGEDQILHQIGRAYETALKFGATGNSLNKLFQGAIHTTKRIKTETNLSKLSCNIPFLAMKQVQHSFDDLENRTVYIVGLGEMGSLMLKYVQENTTKIFASSRTFANAQKFADVLTPVKFEDRYQVLGQCDVVILCSACQEPIVTKNEFEKAGGRARLVIDLGSPRNAEASIGELPGVQYVCVDDLEKIVSENRRLRMVELEAAQKILKEGLDEFLQWYRMDDIAKEIHLLAEKTVQTADMECEKLLRSLPEVSEVDRSRIQMMYVRFAKKMVNEYLYKVKECNPLDDVRTYLKCLRGGK
- a CDS encoding CotH kinase family protein, which produces MELTRLIPFLLLCASFVLGGCYWEETEKHPDYLPLDDSEYPYAGLPRLVIETEDFARIRDRETEHRSYFQIYGERQPESEVLALNVHGRGNSSFKMPKYGMKLEFVDKVSLFGMPKSRDWVLVGNFGDKTHLRNYMAFRLSEWLGASYTPRACYVELYLNREYKGLYLLTESVKVAKERVNIPQNDSSFFFEKEGDTKYDDPYIVTNENNIFHIRSPHEASEYSQSLLLDHLNAFERYLSNSGWTTSDITEWVDMESYALYYWVQEFSKNEDGNFSRSIFMTWEKDGPIRFGPLWDFDLAFGNESREDVMPSSEWYIRSYSWNAKIFWVPGVRNQMANYWNENKEKFRALIDSVPVYRTIIERALKNEYKRWPIIGNTENWALKAPYDSYDEAVESMVRWMKERYDWIEGNL
- the hemC gene encoding hydroxymethylbilane synthase; amino-acid sequence: MAELLRIATRKSALAQAQTTLVAEAIVSANPGLAYELVPMTTEGDRRLDKSLASFGGKGVFIKELEVALLEGRADIAVHSLKDMPAEVMPEFKLAAVLQREDPRDAFIACGGVDGLKFMDLPSGSRIGTGSIRRVVQLKSLRPDLEYVPIRGNIQTRLSKLEELDGVVLAAAGLKRMGLEGQVTEYFSTEQMLPASGQGILAIETLSSVGHCGDSPKQSLAGILSRVNDADTNCIAVAEMAYLKALNAGCQFPVASFAEFADGSRTLKIRGIYWDEGSQRLIRAAAESASGFDGESLERRLQNARALGIRLAERIRESL
- a CDS encoding SDR family oxidoreductase, with product MIDVKGKWTLVTGGCRGVGRLTAIEMAKLGANIIVQGRDKAHAEPVLAEIKKYGVEARAVGCNLENETEIDAALAEIDSWGVQVDLVFNNAGLMSHYFTDYLTNTMEDFHHAMAVNFYAPVKIAYHFLPGMIKRGFGRMQLTTSGIANEPELMGYACAKAALTKFVKDFACKLNGTDVMMNVMDPGWLRTDLGGPNAPNAPETVIPGSMVSVLLDDKKSGRWFSAQEFTGMSLADAIEKGRKVE